The Streptomyces camelliae genome window below encodes:
- a CDS encoding tetratricopeptide repeat protein, translated as MTDQAVDTDGAGLSGREAVKDHFLGRARELKELRADIERAGLDTIAGRKAPRARVLLIAGRPGSGRTTLAGELVRQVAGRYPDGVLRARLAEPDGTPVPVERTARELLAALDLPAPAGAGEDDLTDALRTALADRRALLLLDDAARAEQVDALLPDTPDCLVVAVSTGPLTGIADVRPCTVGGLDTKSAVELLTRYTGSVRITVDPRSAESLAEACQGHPAALVLAGGWLAARPQAAVSDLAKRLHAATDDGTDGTPLARVFRQMYDELPATAARILRLLALAPAGPADPHTASALAGCSVGSARTILDDLVALGLLHAVDSPLPQYEIPGCLHPLVRALAESQERPAERQLARARMLERTVRLLQACRAITETDSPQAREKLNAMPREVRFPSPRAAADWLRIRRPALLASARLAVADGELDTLARRLMSQLVRALVAHEGTQAAAADLYGVHNLVLDVAERRGLPREKAAALLNLGDVDAQTGRTRDALARYRAALDAGREANDPYATGRAMESVGGAYQELGDHDRAADWFGRALADRLARGEREQAARLYGRIATAHTYAGRYGEALRNWRAAVAGYRKGGDVAAHARALSELARVQEYAGRFEESLRTCQEAVEWARRAEDVRLQAALHLRLADTLEHLGDSTTARLHRTAAERMLGEEAPEGDTRAEQDRNACEIRSTSSED; from the coding sequence GTGACGGATCAGGCGGTGGACACAGACGGCGCGGGGCTGTCCGGGCGCGAGGCCGTGAAAGACCATTTCCTGGGCCGTGCAAGGGAGTTGAAGGAGCTCCGCGCCGACATCGAGCGCGCGGGCCTGGACACGATCGCCGGCCGCAAGGCACCCCGCGCGCGCGTGCTGCTGATCGCGGGCCGCCCCGGCTCCGGCCGGACCACGCTCGCCGGGGAACTCGTACGCCAGGTCGCCGGCCGCTACCCCGACGGGGTGCTGCGCGCCCGGCTCGCCGAGCCCGACGGCACCCCCGTACCGGTCGAGCGCACCGCCCGCGAGCTGCTCGCCGCGCTGGACCTGCCCGCCCCGGCCGGCGCCGGCGAGGACGACCTGACCGACGCGCTGCGCACCGCCCTCGCCGACCGGCGCGCCCTGCTGCTGCTCGACGACGCGGCCCGCGCCGAGCAGGTCGACGCGCTGCTGCCGGACACCCCGGACTGCCTGGTGGTGGCCGTCTCCACGGGCCCGCTCACCGGCATCGCGGACGTGCGCCCCTGCACCGTCGGCGGCCTCGACACCAAGTCCGCGGTGGAGCTGCTCACCCGCTACACCGGCTCGGTCCGCATCACCGTCGACCCGCGCTCCGCCGAGAGCCTCGCCGAGGCCTGCCAGGGCCATCCGGCCGCGCTGGTCCTGGCCGGCGGCTGGCTCGCCGCCCGCCCCCAGGCCGCCGTCTCCGACCTCGCCAAACGGCTGCACGCGGCCACCGACGACGGCACGGACGGCACCCCGCTCGCCCGGGTCTTCCGGCAGATGTACGACGAGCTGCCCGCCACGGCCGCCCGGATCCTGCGGCTGCTCGCGCTCGCCCCGGCCGGGCCGGCCGACCCGCACACCGCCTCGGCCCTCGCGGGCTGCTCGGTCGGCTCGGCCCGCACGATCCTGGACGACCTCGTCGCCCTCGGCCTGCTGCACGCGGTGGACTCCCCGCTGCCCCAGTACGAGATCCCCGGCTGCCTGCACCCGCTGGTGCGCGCCCTCGCCGAGAGCCAGGAGCGGCCCGCGGAGCGCCAGCTGGCGCGGGCCCGGATGCTGGAGCGGACGGTACGGCTGCTGCAGGCCTGCCGGGCGATCACCGAGACCGACAGTCCGCAGGCCCGCGAGAAGCTGAACGCCATGCCCCGCGAGGTGCGCTTCCCCAGCCCCCGGGCGGCCGCCGACTGGCTGCGCATCCGCCGGCCCGCCCTGCTGGCGTCCGCGCGGCTCGCGGTGGCCGACGGCGAGCTGGACACGCTCGCCCGCCGGCTGATGTCCCAGCTGGTCAGGGCCCTGGTGGCGCACGAGGGCACCCAGGCGGCCGCGGCCGACCTGTACGGCGTGCACAACCTCGTCCTCGATGTCGCCGAGCGGCGCGGGCTGCCCCGCGAGAAGGCCGCCGCCCTGCTGAACCTGGGCGACGTGGACGCCCAGACCGGCCGCACCCGGGACGCACTGGCCCGGTATCGCGCGGCGCTGGACGCCGGACGCGAGGCGAACGACCCGTACGCGACCGGCCGCGCGATGGAATCCGTAGGCGGCGCGTACCAGGAGCTGGGGGACCACGACCGGGCCGCCGACTGGTTCGGCCGGGCCCTGGCCGACCGGCTGGCCCGGGGCGAGCGCGAGCAGGCCGCCCGGCTGTACGGCCGGATCGCCACCGCCCACACCTACGCGGGCCGCTACGGCGAGGCACTGAGGAACTGGCGGGCGGCCGTCGCCGGCTACCGCAAGGGCGGTGATGTCGCCGCCCACGCGCGGGCGTTGAGCGAGCTGGCCCGGGTGCAGGAGTACGCCGGACGGTTCGAGGAGTCGCTGCGCACCTGCCAGGAGGCGGTGGAGTGGGCGCGGCGCGCGGAGGACGTCCGGCTGCAGGCCGCGCTGCACCTCCGGCTTGCCGACACCCTGGAGCACCTCGGTGACTCCACCACCGCTCGACTGCACCGCACGGCGGCCGAGCGCATGCTGGGTGAGGAGGCCCCGGAGGGCGACACAAGGGCGGAACAAGACAGGAACGCCTGCGAAATCCGTAGTACATCCAGTGAAGATTGA
- a CDS encoding ParA family protein, with translation MPVRGQGSAGFEAVGSVAVRTFAAHQSPGPQTARTAHQSMDGHHVNAMAGDGSGAPHNHFADYDELPEGHFYDPDAEYEPDPEYAATLAPDAARQRRERIGPTGRPLPYFPIPGPLTDHGPAKIIAMCNQKGGVGKTTSTINLGAALAEYGRRVLLVDFDPQGALSVGLGVNPMELDLTVYNLLMERGMSADEVLLKTAVPNMDLLPSNIDLSAAEVQLVSEVARESTLQRALKPLMDDYDYIVIDCQPSLGLLTVNALTAAHKVIVPLECEFFALRGVALLTETIEKVQERLNPELELDGILATMYDSRTVHSREVLARVVEAFDDHVYHTVIGRTVRFPETTVAGEPITTYASNSVGAAAYRQLAREVLARCHAE, from the coding sequence ATGCCTGTACGGGGCCAGGGCTCCGCGGGATTCGAGGCTGTCGGCTCCGTAGCTGTGCGCACCTTCGCAGCCCACCAGAGTCCGGGTCCGCAGACCGCCCGGACAGCACACCAGAGCATGGATGGCCATCACGTGAACGCCATGGCCGGCGACGGAAGTGGCGCGCCCCACAACCACTTCGCCGACTACGACGAACTGCCCGAGGGGCACTTCTACGACCCCGACGCCGAGTACGAGCCCGATCCGGAGTACGCGGCCACGCTCGCGCCCGACGCGGCCCGCCAGCGCCGCGAGCGCATCGGCCCGACCGGACGCCCGCTGCCGTACTTCCCGATCCCCGGCCCGCTGACCGACCACGGCCCCGCGAAGATCATCGCGATGTGCAACCAGAAGGGCGGCGTCGGCAAGACGACGTCGACCATCAACCTGGGTGCCGCGCTCGCGGAGTACGGCCGGCGCGTGCTGCTCGTGGACTTCGACCCGCAGGGCGCGCTGTCGGTGGGCCTCGGCGTCAACCCGATGGAGCTGGACCTGACCGTCTACAACCTGCTCATGGAGCGGGGCATGTCGGCGGACGAGGTCCTGCTGAAGACGGCGGTCCCCAACATGGACCTGCTGCCCTCCAACATCGACCTGTCGGCCGCCGAGGTCCAGCTGGTCTCCGAGGTCGCCCGCGAGTCGACCCTCCAGCGCGCCCTGAAGCCGCTGATGGACGACTACGACTACATCGTCATCGACTGCCAGCCCTCGCTCGGCCTGCTCACCGTCAACGCCCTCACGGCCGCGCACAAGGTGATCGTGCCGCTGGAGTGCGAGTTCTTCGCGCTGCGCGGTGTGGCGCTGCTGACCGAGACCATCGAGAAGGTCCAGGAGCGGCTCAACCCCGAGCTGGAGCTGGACGGCATCCTCGCCACGATGTACGACTCGCGCACGGTCCACAGCCGCGAGGTCCTGGCCCGTGTCGTCGAGGCGTTCGACGACCACGTCTACCACACGGTCATCGGCCGCACGGTCCGCTTCCCGGAGACCACGGTCGCCGGTGAGCCCATCACCACCTACGCCTCCAACTCCGTCGGTGCCGCCGCCTATCGCCAGCTCGCCAGGGAGGTGCTCGCCCGGTGTCACGCCGAGTGA
- the ald gene encoding alanine dehydrogenase — MIDVKVGIPREVKNNEFRVAITPAGVHELVRNGHRVVIERGAGLGSSITDDEYVAAGAGILDTADEVWAAADLLLKVKEPIAEEYHRLRKDQILFTYLHLAASKECTDALIESGTTAIAYETVELPNRALPLLAPMSEVAGRLAPQVGAYHLMRAAGGRGVLPGGVPGVTPAKAVVIGGGVSGWNATQVAVGMGFDVTLLDRDINKLREADKIFGTKVKAIMSNSFELEKAVLEADLVIGAVLIPGAKAPKLVTNELVARMKPGSVLVDIAIDQGGCFEDSRPTTHAEPTFTVHNSVFYCVANMPGAVPNTSTNALTNATLPYIVSLANNGWVEALRRDAALAKGLNTHDGKVVYKEVAEAHGLEHVELESLLG; from the coding sequence GTGATCGACGTGAAGGTCGGCATCCCCCGCGAGGTCAAGAACAACGAGTTCCGGGTGGCCATCACCCCCGCCGGTGTGCACGAGCTGGTGCGCAACGGCCACCGGGTCGTCATCGAGCGCGGCGCCGGCCTCGGCTCCTCGATCACGGACGACGAGTACGTGGCCGCCGGTGCCGGGATCCTGGACACCGCCGACGAGGTCTGGGCCGCCGCCGACCTGCTGCTGAAGGTCAAGGAGCCCATCGCGGAGGAGTACCACCGCCTGCGCAAGGACCAGATCCTCTTCACCTACCTGCACCTGGCCGCCTCCAAGGAGTGCACGGACGCGCTCATCGAGTCCGGTACCACGGCCATCGCCTACGAGACCGTCGAGCTGCCGAACCGCGCCCTGCCGCTGCTCGCTCCGATGTCCGAGGTCGCGGGCCGGCTGGCCCCGCAGGTCGGCGCCTACCACCTGATGCGCGCGGCCGGCGGCCGTGGCGTCCTGCCGGGCGGTGTCCCGGGCGTGACCCCGGCCAAGGCCGTCGTCATCGGTGGCGGTGTCTCCGGCTGGAACGCCACCCAGGTCGCCGTCGGCATGGGCTTCGACGTCACCCTGCTCGACCGCGACATCAACAAGCTGCGCGAGGCCGACAAGATCTTCGGTACGAAGGTCAAGGCGATCATGTCCAACTCCTTCGAGCTGGAGAAGGCCGTCCTGGAGGCCGACCTCGTCATCGGTGCCGTCCTCATCCCGGGCGCCAAGGCCCCGAAGCTCGTCACCAACGAGCTGGTGGCCCGCATGAAGCCCGGAAGTGTCCTTGTCGACATCGCGATCGACCAGGGCGGGTGCTTCGAGGACTCCCGCCCCACCACGCACGCCGAGCCGACCTTCACGGTGCACAACTCGGTCTTCTACTGCGTCGCCAACATGCCGGGCGCGGTGCCCAACACCTCCACCAACGCCCTCACCAACGCGACGCTGCCGTACATCGTCTCCCTGGCCAACAACGGCTGGGTCGAGGCGCTGCGCCGCGACGCCGCGCTCGCCAAGGGTCTCAACACCCATGACGGCAAGGTCGTTTACAAGGAGGTCGCCGAGGCCCACGGCCTGGAGCACGTCGAGCTGGAGTCCCTGCTCGGCTGA
- a CDS encoding ADP-ribosylglycohydrolase family protein — protein sequence MSKRAATGALIGLALGDALGFPTEFNDVPSILAKCGPWREMELPKRAFVSDDTQMTLAVGRALRTATERGYLAPKRLERPLREEFVDWFHSPENNRAPGNTCLTACNLLVEERRPWQDASQTGSKGCGANMRVAPVGLAPGLSDAQRSGAAQLQAALTHGHPTALAASDLTAHAVHLLARGTDPAGLVGQLRSYALDHRTHYDHTWLGDLWTRAQDPSAEHFIARGWDECLAVLDRLQEAVRTASPETDPCLATGAGWIAEEALATGLLCFLLFPDEPVTALRRAACSSGDSDSIACLTGAFAGAWLGADAWPADWAGRIEYRGDLSALGALWDA from the coding sequence ATGTCCAAGCGCGCGGCCACCGGGGCGCTGATCGGCCTCGCTCTCGGGGACGCCCTCGGCTTCCCGACCGAATTCAACGACGTGCCCTCGATCCTCGCCAAGTGCGGGCCCTGGCGGGAGATGGAGCTGCCGAAGCGGGCCTTCGTCTCCGACGACACCCAGATGACCCTCGCCGTCGGGCGGGCCCTGCGCACGGCCACGGAACGCGGCTACCTCGCGCCCAAGCGGCTGGAGCGGCCGCTGCGCGAGGAGTTCGTGGACTGGTTCCACTCGCCCGAGAACAACCGGGCCCCGGGCAACACCTGCCTGACCGCGTGCAACCTGCTCGTCGAGGAGCGGCGGCCGTGGCAGGACGCCAGCCAGACCGGCTCCAAGGGCTGCGGGGCCAACATGCGCGTCGCCCCGGTCGGGCTCGCCCCCGGCCTGAGCGACGCCCAGCGCTCCGGCGCCGCCCAGTTGCAGGCCGCGCTCACCCACGGCCACCCCACCGCGCTCGCCGCCTCCGACCTCACCGCCCACGCCGTCCACCTGCTCGCCCGGGGGACGGATCCGGCGGGGCTCGTCGGACAGCTGCGCTCGTACGCGCTCGACCACCGCACGCACTACGACCACACCTGGCTCGGCGACCTGTGGACCCGCGCCCAGGACCCCAGCGCCGAACACTTCATCGCGCGCGGCTGGGACGAGTGCCTCGCGGTCCTCGACCGGCTCCAGGAGGCCGTGCGGACCGCCTCCCCGGAGACCGACCCGTGCCTGGCCACCGGGGCCGGCTGGATCGCCGAGGAGGCCCTCGCCACCGGGCTGCTGTGCTTCCTGCTCTTCCCCGACGAGCCCGTCACCGCCCTGCGCCGGGCCGCCTGCTCCTCCGGCGACTCCGACTCCATCGCCTGCCTCACCGGCGCCTTCGCGGGAGCCTGGCTGGGCGCGGACGCCTGGCCCGCCGACTGGGCCGGGCGGATCGAGTACCGAGGGGACCTGTCGGCGCTCGGAGCGCTCTGGGACGCTTAG
- a CDS encoding NUDIX domain-containing protein, whose protein sequence is MTIKDTPEEWEIRGTDTPFVGNKTSVRTDDVVMPDGSVVRRDYQVHPGSVAVLALDEEDRVLLINQYRHPVRQKLWEIPAGLLDVPGENPLHAAQRELYEEAHVKAEDWRVLTDVYTTPGGCDEAVRIFLARDLAEAEGERFEAEHEETDMEYARVPVDELVRRVLAGDVHNNCLVVGVLSLVAARTGDGLDALRPADAPWPARPFAS, encoded by the coding sequence ATGACGATCAAGGACACCCCGGAGGAGTGGGAGATCCGGGGCACGGACACCCCCTTCGTGGGCAACAAGACCTCCGTGCGCACCGATGACGTGGTCATGCCTGACGGCTCGGTGGTCCGCCGCGACTACCAGGTCCACCCCGGCTCGGTCGCCGTCCTCGCGCTGGACGAGGAGGACCGGGTCCTGCTGATCAACCAGTACCGCCACCCCGTCCGGCAGAAGCTGTGGGAGATCCCGGCCGGCCTGCTCGACGTCCCCGGCGAGAACCCGCTGCACGCGGCCCAGCGCGAGCTGTACGAGGAGGCGCACGTCAAGGCCGAGGACTGGCGGGTGCTGACCGACGTGTACACCACCCCCGGCGGCTGCGACGAGGCCGTACGGATCTTCCTCGCCCGCGATCTGGCGGAGGCCGAGGGCGAGCGGTTCGAGGCCGAGCACGAGGAGACCGACATGGAGTACGCGCGCGTGCCGGTCGACGAGCTGGTGCGCCGCGTCCTGGCCGGCGACGTGCACAACAACTGCCTGGTCGTCGGCGTGCTCTCGCTGGTGGCGGCCCGGACCGGGGACGGTCTCGACGCGCTGCGCCCGGCCGACGCGCCGTGGCCCGCGCGCCCCTTCGCGTCCTGA
- a CDS encoding segregation and condensation protein A, translated as MTSSDVPASAPASGPAAGRRRALGRGPGVPRAELVPDAEPVTEHAATPPQERLAADVPDPAPLSAPPETPEPGAEPRPEAGDDSGRMSVAEPGAEPAAQSEPAGSIEPGPPAGAESGRRGARARPTEPEPGEGESASDGVFKVRLANFEGPFDLLLQLISKHKLDVTEVALSKVTDEFMAHIRAMGPDWDLDQTTEFLVVAATLLDLKAARLLPAAEVEDEADLALLEARDLLFARLLQYRAYKQIADIFNRRLDEEARRWPRTVGLEPQHAELLPEVVISIGPEGFARLAVKAMQPKPKPQVYIDHIHAPLVSVQEQAGIVVARLKELGEASFRALVEDTDDTLTVVARFLALLELYREKAVALEQEAALGELLVRWTGGDTDAAPMVTDEFDRPPEEPKKEKKA; from the coding sequence ATGACCTCGTCCGACGTTCCCGCCTCCGCGCCCGCCTCCGGCCCCGCTGCCGGACGCCGACGTGCGCTGGGTCGGGGGCCGGGGGTGCCGCGGGCCGAACTCGTCCCGGACGCCGAGCCGGTCACGGAACACGCGGCGACACCGCCTCAAGAACGCCTGGCTGCCGACGTGCCCGACCCCGCGCCGCTGTCGGCGCCGCCGGAGACGCCGGAGCCTGGCGCCGAGCCGCGGCCGGAGGCGGGAGACGACTCCGGGCGTATGTCCGTGGCGGAGCCCGGCGCCGAGCCTGCGGCGCAGAGCGAGCCCGCGGGGAGCATCGAGCCGGGGCCGCCGGCCGGAGCGGAGTCCGGTCGGCGCGGGGCGCGAGCGCGGCCGACCGAGCCCGAGCCCGGTGAGGGCGAGTCCGCCTCCGACGGCGTCTTCAAGGTCCGCCTCGCCAACTTCGAGGGCCCCTTCGACCTCCTCCTCCAGCTGATCTCCAAGCACAAGCTGGACGTCACCGAGGTCGCCCTGTCGAAGGTCACCGACGAGTTCATGGCGCACATCCGGGCCATGGGGCCGGACTGGGACCTGGATCAGACGACCGAGTTCCTCGTCGTGGCCGCCACGCTGCTCGATCTGAAGGCCGCCCGGCTGCTGCCCGCCGCCGAGGTCGAGGACGAGGCCGACCTGGCGCTGCTGGAGGCCCGGGACCTGCTGTTCGCGCGGCTGCTGCAGTACCGCGCGTACAAGCAGATCGCGGACATCTTCAACCGGCGGCTCGACGAGGAGGCCCGCCGGTGGCCCCGTACCGTCGGCCTGGAACCCCAGCACGCAGAGCTGCTGCCCGAGGTCGTCATCAGCATCGGCCCCGAGGGCTTCGCCAGGCTCGCGGTCAAGGCCATGCAGCCCAAGCCCAAACCGCAGGTCTACATCGACCACATCCACGCCCCGCTGGTCAGCGTGCAGGAGCAGGCCGGGATCGTGGTCGCCAGGCTGAAGGAGCTGGGCGAGGCCAGCTTCCGGGCGCTGGTCGAGGACACCGACGACACCCTCACCGTCGTCGCCCGGTTCCTCGCGCTGCTGGAGCTGTACCGCGAGAAGGCCGTCGCCCTGGAGCAGGAGGCCGCGCTCGGAGAGCTGCTGGTGCGCTGGACCGGCGGGGACACGGACGCGGCGCCGATGGTCACCGACGAGTTCGACCGGCCGCCGGAGGAGCCCAAGAAGGAGAAGAAGGCATGA
- a CDS encoding pseudouridine synthase: MRSSGSGKSGGRGNYRGAGNNRDERQGQGRPRKPRPEERRYDVGPGASQDGPKSGRGGSARGGAKGGPKQSQQGGGRGRTAPARSREYETRVEERNRERYAGKKDIKLPKTFPGAEQEGERLQKVLARAGYGSRRACEELIEQARVEVNGEIVTEQGRRVDPEKDEVKVDGLTVATQSYQFFSLNKPAGVVSTMEDPEGRQCLGDYVTNRETRLFHVGRLDTETEGVILLTNHGELAHRLTHPKYGVKKTYLAAIVGPIPRDLGKKLKDGIQLEDGYARADHFRVVEQTGKNYLVEVTLHEGRKHIVRRMLAEAGFPVEKLVRTAFGPITLGDQKSGWLRRLSNTEVGMLMKEVEL; the protein is encoded by the coding sequence ATGCGAAGCAGCGGCAGCGGCAAGAGTGGCGGACGCGGGAACTACCGCGGCGCCGGCAACAACCGGGACGAGCGGCAGGGGCAGGGCCGTCCCCGCAAGCCCCGCCCCGAGGAGCGCCGCTACGACGTGGGCCCCGGCGCCTCCCAGGACGGCCCCAAGTCCGGGCGCGGCGGCTCCGCGCGGGGCGGCGCCAAGGGCGGCCCCAAGCAGTCCCAGCAGGGCGGCGGGCGTGGCCGTACGGCTCCGGCGCGTTCGCGCGAGTACGAGACACGCGTCGAGGAGCGCAACCGCGAGCGCTACGCCGGCAAGAAGGACATCAAGCTGCCCAAGACCTTCCCGGGCGCCGAGCAGGAGGGCGAGCGGCTGCAGAAGGTCCTCGCGCGCGCGGGCTACGGCTCCCGGCGGGCCTGCGAGGAGCTGATCGAGCAGGCCAGGGTCGAGGTGAACGGCGAGATCGTCACCGAGCAGGGCCGCCGCGTCGACCCGGAGAAGGACGAGGTCAAGGTCGACGGCCTGACGGTCGCGACGCAGTCGTACCAGTTCTTCTCGCTGAACAAGCCCGCCGGTGTCGTCTCCACCATGGAGGACCCGGAGGGGCGCCAGTGCCTCGGTGACTACGTCACCAACCGTGAGACGCGGCTCTTCCACGTCGGCCGGCTGGACACCGAGACCGAGGGTGTCATCCTGCTCACCAACCACGGCGAGCTGGCGCACCGCCTCACGCACCCGAAGTACGGCGTGAAGAAGACCTACCTCGCCGCGATCGTCGGCCCGATCCCGCGCGACCTGGGCAAGAAGCTCAAGGACGGCATCCAGCTGGAGGACGGGTACGCGCGCGCGGACCACTTCCGGGTCGTCGAGCAGACCGGCAAGAACTATCTGGTCGAGGTGACCCTCCACGAGGGCCGCAAGCACATCGTCCGCCGCATGCTGGCCGAGGCCGGCTTCCCGGTCGAGAAGCTGGTGCGCACCGCCTTCGGTCCGATCACCCTGGGCGACCAGAAGTCGGGCTGGCTGCGCCGGCTGTCCAACACCGAGGTCGGCATGCTGATGAAGGAAGTCGAACTCTGA
- the scpB gene encoding SMC-Scp complex subunit ScpB, giving the protein MSEETAEVPAGLRTVADLDLKPALEAMLMVVDEPATEEHLAKLLERPRRQVADALRELADEYAVQGRGFELRFVAGGWRYYTRAAYAPAVERLVLDGQTARLTQAALETLAVVAYRQPVSRSRVSAVRGVNCDGVMRTLLQRGLVEEAGTEPETGAILYRTTNYFLERMGLRGLDELPELAPFLPEAEAIEAETQEGVPSFDPDAPDAPGVEDADD; this is encoded by the coding sequence ATGAGCGAGGAGACCGCCGAGGTCCCGGCCGGGCTGCGGACCGTCGCCGACCTCGACCTCAAGCCCGCCCTGGAGGCCATGCTCATGGTCGTCGACGAGCCCGCGACCGAGGAGCATCTGGCGAAGCTGCTGGAGCGGCCCAGACGGCAGGTCGCGGACGCGCTGCGGGAACTGGCCGACGAGTACGCCGTACAGGGCCGCGGCTTCGAGTTGCGGTTCGTCGCGGGCGGCTGGCGCTACTACACCCGCGCCGCCTACGCGCCCGCCGTCGAACGGCTCGTCCTGGACGGCCAGACCGCCCGGCTCACCCAGGCCGCGCTGGAGACCCTCGCGGTGGTCGCCTACCGCCAGCCGGTCAGCCGCAGCCGCGTCTCCGCCGTACGCGGGGTCAACTGCGACGGTGTGATGCGCACCCTGCTCCAGCGCGGTCTGGTCGAGGAGGCGGGCACGGAACCCGAAACAGGTGCGATCCTGTACAGGACGACGAACTACTTCCTGGAGCGGATGGGCCTGCGCGGCCTGGACGAGCTTCCGGAGCTCGCGCCCTTCCTCCCGGAGGCGGAGGCGATCGAGGCCGAGACCCAGGAAGGAGTCCCGTCGTTCGACCCGGACGCGCCCGACGCGCCCGGCGTAGAGGACGCAGACGACTAA
- a CDS encoding CTP synthase, translated as MPPKSTTTKHIFVTGGVASSLGKGLTASSLGMLLKARGLRVVMQKLDPYLNVDPGTMNPFQHGEVFVTNDGAETDLDIGHYERFLDRDLDGTANVTTGQVYSTVIAKERRGEYLGDTVQVIPHITNEIKHRIRRMATDEVDVVITEVGGTVGDIESLPFLETVRQVRHEVGRDNVFVVHISLLPYIGPSGELKTKPTQHSVAALRNIGIQPDAIVLRCDREVPTAIKRKISLMCDVDEAAVVACPDARSIYDIPKVVHAEGLDAYVVRKLDLPFRDVDWTTWDDLLDRVHNPDHEITLALVGKYIDLPDAYLSVTEALRAGGFANRARVKIKWVTSDDCKTPAGAKAQLADVDGICIPGGFGDRGVLGKVGAIRYARENKVPLLGLCLGLQCIVIEAARNLAGIPDANSTEFDPATAHPVISTMAEQMDIVAGEGDMGGTMRLGMYPAKLAEDSIVREVYDGKEYIEERHRHRYEVNNAYRAELEKKAGILFSGTSPDGKLVEYVEYPRDVHPYLVATQAHPELRSRPTRPHPLFAGLVKAAVERKIAK; from the coding sequence ATGCCGCCGAAATCTACGACGACCAAGCACATCTTCGTCACCGGGGGTGTCGCCTCCTCGCTCGGCAAGGGCCTCACCGCCTCCAGCCTGGGCATGCTGCTCAAGGCCCGTGGCCTGCGCGTCGTGATGCAGAAGCTGGATCCGTATCTGAACGTCGATCCGGGCACGATGAACCCCTTCCAGCATGGTGAGGTCTTCGTCACCAACGACGGCGCCGAGACCGACCTCGACATCGGACACTACGAGCGCTTCCTCGACCGTGACTTGGACGGCACCGCCAATGTCACTACAGGTCAGGTGTACTCCACGGTGATCGCCAAGGAGCGGCGCGGCGAGTACCTGGGTGACACCGTGCAGGTCATCCCGCACATCACCAACGAGATCAAGCACCGCATCCGGCGCATGGCCACCGACGAGGTGGATGTCGTCATCACCGAGGTCGGCGGTACCGTCGGCGACATCGAGTCGCTGCCGTTCCTGGAGACCGTCCGCCAGGTCCGCCACGAGGTCGGCCGGGACAACGTCTTCGTCGTCCACATCTCCCTGCTGCCGTACATCGGCCCCTCCGGCGAGCTGAAGACCAAGCCGACCCAGCACTCCGTCGCCGCGCTGCGCAACATCGGTATCCAGCCCGACGCGATCGTGCTGCGCTGCGACCGCGAGGTCCCCACCGCCATCAAGCGCAAGATCTCCCTGATGTGCGACGTGGACGAGGCCGCCGTCGTCGCCTGCCCCGACGCCCGCTCGATCTACGACATCCCGAAGGTCGTGCACGCCGAGGGCCTGGACGCCTATGTCGTCCGCAAGCTGGACCTGCCGTTCCGTGACGTGGACTGGACGACCTGGGACGACCTGCTGGACCGCGTCCACAACCCCGACCACGAGATCACCCTCGCGCTGGTCGGCAAGTACATCGACCTGCCCGACGCCTACCTGTCGGTCACCGAGGCGCTGCGCGCCGGCGGCTTCGCCAACCGGGCCCGCGTGAAGATCAAGTGGGTCACCTCCGACGACTGCAAGACCCCGGCCGGCGCCAAGGCCCAGCTCGCGGACGTCGACGGCATCTGCATCCCCGGCGGCTTCGGCGACCGCGGTGTGCTCGGCAAGGTCGGCGCGATCCGCTACGCCCGCGAGAACAAGGTCCCGCTGCTCGGCCTGTGCCTGGGCCTGCAGTGCATCGTGATCGAGGCCGCCCGCAACCTCGCCGGCATCCCGGACGCCAACTCCACCGAGTTCGACCCGGCCACCGCCCACCCGGTCATCTCCACCATGGCCGAGCAGATGGACATCGTCGCCGGCGAGGGCGACATGGGCGGCACCATGCGTCTGGGCATGTACCCGGCCAAGCTCGCCGAGGACTCGATCGTGCGCGAGGTGTACGACGGCAAGGAGTACATCGAGGAGCGCCACCGCCACCGCTACGAGGTCAACAACGCCTACCGCGCGGAACTGGAGAAGAAGGCCGGCATCCTCTTCTCCGGCACCTCGCCCGACGGCAAGCTCGTGGAGTACGTGGAGTACCCGCGTGACGTCCACCCCTACCTGGTCGCCACCCAGGCGCACCCGGAGCTGCGCTCCCGCCCGACCCGCCCGCACCCGCTCTTCGCCGGGCTGGTGAAGGCCGCGGTCGAGCGGAAGATCGCGAAGTAA